In one Ornithinimicrobium pratense genomic region, the following are encoded:
- a CDS encoding alpha/beta fold hydrolase, with the protein MPARPAPDIAYLLKEETEMTLENPFYTPEVQGPYELHGLGRFELEEGGVVPDLQLAVATYGELNEARDNAILIPTWFSGTHQAWELTYIGEGRALDPSSYFIVVVNQIGNGLSTSPHNTAGEIAMAAFPHVRIGDDVRAQEQLLREVLGIERLALVVGGSMGAQQTWEWAVRFPEKVQRAAMIAGTAQNTPHDFLFTQTLMDAITSDPGWNGGDYSSPADVADGLRRHADIWAVMGLSTEFWRSEFWRNVQLPDVTWDTFEEFRDRFLRPTFAAMDPNALLAMAWKWQRGDVARHTGGDLSAALGRVTARTFVMPIDEDMFFPPRDCEREQALVPGSELRVLHSVAGHFGLFGFEESYLAELDEHLKELLDTEV; encoded by the coding sequence GTGCCGGCACGGCCAGCTCCGGACATCGCATACCTGCTCAAGGAGGAGACAGAGATGACCCTGGAGAACCCGTTCTACACCCCCGAGGTGCAGGGGCCCTACGAGCTGCACGGGCTCGGCCGGTTCGAGCTGGAGGAGGGCGGCGTCGTCCCGGACCTGCAGCTCGCGGTCGCCACCTACGGCGAGCTCAACGAGGCCAGGGACAACGCCATCCTCATCCCCACCTGGTTCTCCGGCACCCACCAGGCGTGGGAGCTGACCTACATCGGGGAGGGTCGGGCGCTGGACCCGTCGAGCTACTTCATCGTCGTGGTCAACCAGATCGGCAACGGCCTGTCGACCTCCCCGCACAACACCGCCGGCGAGATCGCGATGGCCGCCTTCCCCCACGTGCGGATCGGGGACGACGTGCGCGCCCAGGAGCAGCTGCTGCGCGAGGTCTTGGGCATCGAGCGGCTGGCCCTCGTGGTCGGCGGGTCGATGGGGGCCCAGCAGACCTGGGAGTGGGCGGTGCGCTTCCCCGAGAAGGTGCAGCGGGCGGCGATGATCGCCGGCACCGCGCAGAACACCCCGCACGACTTCCTCTTCACCCAGACCCTGATGGACGCCATCACCTCCGACCCGGGCTGGAACGGCGGCGACTACTCATCCCCGGCCGACGTCGCGGACGGGCTGCGGCGGCACGCCGACATCTGGGCGGTGATGGGGCTGTCGACTGAGTTCTGGCGCTCGGAGTTCTGGCGCAACGTGCAGCTGCCGGACGTCACCTGGGACACCTTCGAGGAGTTCCGCGACCGGTTCCTGCGGCCCACGTTCGCGGCGATGGACCCCAACGCGCTGCTGGCGATGGCCTGGAAGTGGCAGCGCGGCGACGTGGCCCGCCACACCGGCGGCGACCTGTCGGCGGCCCTCGGCCGGGTCACCGCGCGGACCTTCGTGATGCCGATCGACGAGGACATGTTCTTCCCGCCGCGGGACTGCGAGCGGGAGCAGGCGCTGGTGCCCGGCAGCGAGCTGCGGGTGCTGCACTCGGTGGCCGGCCACTTCGGGCTCTTCGGTTTCGAGGAGTCCTACCTCGCCGAGCTCGACGAGCACCTCAAGGAGCTGCTCGACACCGAGGTATGA